CGCCATAGAGGAACAACGGCGCCGCCAGCGCGACGAGGGGAGCGGCCAGGCGCGATGTCAGCATGGTGGAACCTCGGAATCCCGCCGGTGCGTCAGGTTGCAAGGTCGAGATCCCGGCCTGCGCCGGGATGACGGGGCGGGAAGCATGGCGTCAGTTGCGGCGCGCCGGCTTCGCGGCCGGCTTGGCCGCCGCGGCCATGCGCGGCGTTCCAGGGCCGATCCGGCCTATCGTCTGCAACGCATAGTGCAACTGGAAATCCTCGATCCCCTTGGCCTTCAGCTCGTCAGCGGTCGCGGTGAAGCGCGGGTCGGGCGTTTCATCCTTTTCAATGAGGCCGTTGTCGACCTTTTTCTCGTTGATCAGGTGACGGCGCAGGTCGCTTTCGCGGAACTTGGGGCGCGACGCATAATCGGGGTCGCTGAGCTGCGGCACCTTGATGTCGGGTTCGATCCCGCCTTCCTGCACGCTGCGCCCCGACGGCGTGTAATAGCGCGCGGTGGTCAGCCGCAGCGCGGTGGTGTCGCTGAGCGGGAGCACCGTCTGCACCGACCCCTTGCCGAAGCTGCGTTCGCCCATGACGACCGCGCGATGCTGGTCCTGCAGCGCGCCGGCAACGATTTCGGATGCCGAGGCCGAGCCGGCGTCGATCAGCACGATCACCGGCGCGCCGGCGGCCAGATCGCCCGGTTCGGCGAAATAGCGTTCGATGTCGCCCTTGCGGCGTCCGCGCTGCGACACGATCTCGCCGCGTTCGAGGAACAGGTCGCTGATCCCGACAGCTTCGTCGAGCAGCCCGCCGGGGTTCGAGCGGAGGTCGAGCACCCAGCCGCGCGGTTTTTTGCCGAGCGATTTTTCGACCGCCATCATCGCGGCCTTGAGGTCGGTGGTCGCGTCGGCCGAGAAGCTGGTGACGGTGAGCACGCCGACATCGCCCCTGACCTCCCATTTCACGGGTTTGAGGTCGATGATCTCGCGCGTCAGCGTCATCTCGATCGGCTTGTCCTGGCCTTCGCGCACGATCGTGATGTCGATCGGCGTCCCCGGCCGTCCGCGCATCTGTTCGACCGCCTCGTCGAGCGTCAGCCCGAAGATCAGCTCGTCGTTGATGTGAGTGATGAAATCGCCCGCCTTGATCCCGGCGCGCGCGGCGGGCGTGTCGGCGGTCGGCGCGATCACCTTGACCACGCCGTCTTCCATCGTCACCGACAGGCCCAGCCCGCCATATTCGCCATCGGTCTGGGTGCGCAGGTTCGAAAATCCGCGTGCGTCGAGATAGCCCGAATGCGGGTCGAGGCTGGCGAGCATCCCGTTGATCGCGCCCTCGATCAGCTTGGCATCCTCGACCGGTTCGACATAGTTGGACTTCACTTCCAGATAGACGTCCATGAAGCGCGCGATTTCTTCCTGCGTCTTCGAATCGACGGTGGCCATTGCGCCGGTCGCGAGCGGAACCAGCGCCAGCGTCGAAAGCGCGGCGGCGCCCTGCCACAGCGCGAAGCGGCGTTTCGGGGACGCGGTGGTTTTGGTCGTGTCGGTCATATCAGTCTTTCACTCGGGCGAGAGCCATGCCGCGCTATAAACCCCGGTGCTCCATCATCCTATGCAAATCTGCGTGGGTCAAGCGGGGGTCTCGATCCGGGGCAACCATCGAACGGGGAATTAATGGGTCCTGACCCTAATCCCCTTCCCGGCACCACGTCCCCGAGCGCCATCGACGCCGCGCCTTCCCGCTTCGCTCGAACGCGC
This DNA window, taken from Sphingopyxis alaskensis RB2256, encodes the following:
- a CDS encoding S41 family peptidase: MTDTTKTTASPKRRFALWQGAAALSTLALVPLATGAMATVDSKTQEEIARFMDVYLEVKSNYVEPVEDAKLIEGAINGMLASLDPHSGYLDARGFSNLRTQTDGEYGGLGLSVTMEDGVVKVIAPTADTPAARAGIKAGDFITHINDELIFGLTLDEAVEQMRGRPGTPIDITIVREGQDKPIEMTLTREIIDLKPVKWEVRGDVGVLTVTSFSADATTDLKAAMMAVEKSLGKKPRGWVLDLRSNPGGLLDEAVGISDLFLERGEIVSQRGRRKGDIERYFAEPGDLAAGAPVIVLIDAGSASASEIVAGALQDQHRAVVMGERSFGKGSVQTVLPLSDTTALRLTTARYYTPSGRSVQEGGIEPDIKVPQLSDPDYASRPKFRESDLRRHLINEKKVDNGLIEKDETPDPRFTATADELKAKGIEDFQLHYALQTIGRIGPGTPRMAAAAKPAAKPARRN